Proteins from a genomic interval of Treponema brennaborense DSM 12168:
- a CDS encoding complex I 24 kDa subunit family protein gives MADNKNAGFSPELNAFIDEWKVKPGNLIMILHKVQEEQGFISKEAAQAVAERTNSPLARVYGVMTFYHFFKTQKPGKNKVSVCLGTACYLKGGQDLIDEARSILGLKAEDISTEDGLFSVEPVRCIGCCGLAPVLSVNGDVYGKLTKNQIAGILDKYRNA, from the coding sequence ATGGCAGACAATAAAAATGCAGGGTTCTCTCCGGAACTTAATGCATTTATCGATGAGTGGAAAGTAAAGCCGGGGAATCTGATTATGATTCTGCACAAAGTTCAGGAGGAACAAGGCTTTATTTCCAAGGAGGCGGCGCAAGCCGTCGCGGAACGGACAAATTCTCCTCTTGCCCGTGTGTACGGCGTTATGACGTTTTATCACTTCTTCAAAACGCAGAAACCGGGCAAGAACAAAGTCAGCGTGTGTTTGGGAACGGCGTGCTACTTGAAGGGCGGACAGGATCTGATAGACGAAGCCCGTTCTATTCTCGGCTTGAAGGCCGAAGATATTTCTACGGAAGACGGCCTGTTTTCGGTTGAGCCGGTGCGGTGTATCGGCTGCTGCGGTCTTGCACCCGTTCTTTCGGTAAACGGAGACGTGTACGGCAAACTGACAAAAA